TGTGTAAATGTTGACTCACGACCCTGACTTTGAATACCACTGCTGTAGGTTAAAGTCCTTTGTTATATTgactctgtcttcctctttccccACCCAGGTGTGAGTCAGGACTCCCCTCCTCCGGAGCGTGAACTGACAGAGTTTCCTCCAGAAGGACCTCCTCGCTCTGAACCAGAGGGTACATAGTTACAGTATACAAGAAGAAAATGTTGACTATTATTTCCATTTATAAGACCATAATTGATTTTTAACATTAAGTGAAATTCCTTTCATGATTCATATCTTTCAATCTATAGGTGACTATACTGGCTGGACCACCAGCAGAGAGGACCTTGGTTATGATGCCAGCGGCATACCACCAGGGGTCACCATCTGTTACCTGCCTAACTACAGGTGATATAGGCAACAACCAACTGTCACCTTTGTGCAAATGAGCTACCCCTCTTTACCTAGTCACAGGCCTCACTATCAGTCAAGCTAGTCGTATAACCACtccctctaaaggcacatttccTGGACCCAGATTAATGGAATATGTCTAAAATGTTctacttcatattcatcatctccagcaccaccatAACATCAACATGTGAAATGGTGTGTTTGTATGTTTTGTAGTGAAAAATATAGAGGAAGATATGTGTTTCAATGACATCATCAAGCAATTAGTAGGCAATGCCAACTCATAATTAGTTAGAATAACACTATGTACACTGAttatgtcattggaaacacttatcttcctctgttttttactacaaaacatagaaatgtgcAATTTCATACAAGTTGGGGCGGTGCTGGAGATGTTAAAAATTGTGACATTTCTCTATAAGCCTTCCCTGAATTTAAAACATTCTCATTGGAGATTCTTCATTGAAAGTGCTTTTTGTCCAAGAGTAGTCTTAATCTGGGTGTGGCCGGTAAACCAGACCAAATGCTTCAAGTTTTATCAGAGACGGTGGTAGCTAGATACAGAGCTATctctgactggtactgtgtttctgtgttctcaGCTGGTTTACCTTGGAGCAAAGAGTGGACCTAAAGGCTGAGGGAGTATGGGACGAGCTGTTGGATGGTTTCCAACCTGACATCGTCATCAAAGACTGGTGGGTTTCAACCTGACAGCCTAAGCATGCATTCATGACTCATgctacattatgatgtctatgtCAACATCACAACCTCGGACTCAATCGCTTGAAGTCAGATAGCAATAGGCAATTGCAATACCAGCGGTTTCCAATAATGTTGCAATCAGTGTAGAGTTTCACTACCTCTATCCAGAACCACAACATTATGCAACACACACTAGTTTAGATTGACCCTCCTTGTATTCATATTTTGGTTTTTAAAACATAGGAACTGTTTTGACCCCTGTAGGTATGAGGAGAGCCAACTGCACGAGTCAATCTACCAGCTGCGGGTGAGGTTGCTGGGAACAGATGGACAGACGGTCATCTCCGAATACATCATGAGCCCTACTGAGGAGCTTAGTGAATACTCCCACAACTGGAAAGAGGTGGGGCCTAGACATGTTTTGTTATGAGTTTGTATTATACATATTAGCTTGAAAGACTGATTGTGTTTGATCATTTTATATACTTATTTGTGCAGTAAGTCATTTTTCTGTCTATGCAGGTGTCCCATGTGTTCTCAGACTACGGGCCTGGGGTGAGGTATGTCCACTTCCTCCATAGACTGAAGAACAAGTTCATGGTGGAGTTCTTCCCCACCCTGGTCACAGGAAGTACTGTCCTTGTCAAGCCAAGCAAATCCAGCCAATAGAAAACCTTCTAAAGGACCACAATGGACAATTTGGAAGTGATATCCACAATGGACCATGTGTCCAATGTCCATATTGTCAGTCATTGGTAGTGGAAATGTAGATCATATTCTACATTACAAAGCACTTTTGAAAATAAAGAATCcatctttaatgaaaaaagttgaTATTCTTGTTGAGAACCAAGCATTTGGATTACACATCATTTGACATCTTTCAGTCTGCTATTTACAAATAGACCTACAACAGCAGTGAGGACCAATCTTCATACTGCTGTATTATATAGCCCTAATGGGCTCAAATGCAACTAGAAATGTGTAGACTATTATTCCGTTTAAGTAGGATATAAACATATAGATCTAACTTTTTAAATAGGGCTGAACATAGGTATATACTTAAATGCAAGTATTTTCTTCTGAAATTAAAGGTAAGTTCTCTAATACTTCATTTGTTATAAGTAGCCTAGCCTACTAAATGTTAAACTTAATActttgattcagaggggttgggttaaatgcggaagacacgtttcagttgaatgcattgttgtacaactgaccaggtatcagCTTTCCCTTTAATTTGCTTCTTTAAACAGGCCTACTTTTGtactaacattttttttttcataggCCTTCTTTCTATATATGCCGCATTCACGTGCTAGTCGGAGCTAAACTCGGTTATGTtcgacttgctaactggttgaacGCGTTACACTTACCATCAGAACCAGTAAGGAATTCGGAAACATTCAAGTTCCAACTAGCACGTGAACGCGGTAATATTCTCTGCTATAAAGAGACGGGTTCGTTGCAGGACCAATGATCGTGTTTGTTTCGCGGTTGCGCAGTGTACGCGGTGTGTGATCACCCGCATGGATTCCAGCATCAGTAGGGGATTCAGAGTAAACGGGAAAGTGCGTCTGTGAGTCCACCTGTTTGGGAAGAAGAGGAAAGTTTTGCTGGGGACTTGTTCTGATTGTTTCGAAGCAATGTCAGCATTACGGCGAAACGTGCCGTAGGCGACGAGGTAAGAATTAATGGTTAAAATAAATGACAGGTGGACGCAAATACTTTTTCATAGTTGACCGTTATACTTTTCTCTGTTATTCACAATATATTTGTTTTAGCATTGTGCGTGTGTACACAGATTGTTTCATTTAAATAATTTAATGTAAATCAGGTATTTTtgatcaactgttcagaagatcAACTAGTGCGCATCTCTGTTGATTCTCGTCGCTGCGTAGCTTACGTTCATTCCAGGCAATTGCAATTGTCATGACTGGAAATGTAACAATGCTTAAGCATGTTTAATGTAATGCAGATGGGCATGTTATCCATGCTGTTTGAATTTATATAGAATATAACGTTTCAATATCAGACACCTTTTGTCGTGTCAACCTACAAAACATAGTAGCTTACTAAATTGTTGGCTACATTTCCCATTTACATCTTACACTTTCAGTTTTATTCAATGGAATACAAAGTATCTTATTCGCATAGGCCACGTTATTTGCCTATTATAAGTGAGTAATGTCCGTGATGTGAGCTCAATTTCCAACTTTGTCGCTTTATACAAATGTGTATCAGTGAATAAAAAATTCACTGCTCAGTGTTTTGTTAACCGAATATTATCACATTGTTTTCATCAGAAGATAAATGTGTGCAACTGTGTTCACGGTCTTCGGCAAACAGTAAATACTACTGCACAATTCTAAAATCACTCCGTCAGTGTCATAACATGTATAATATAGGGGAATATCTAGGCAATGGCGACTCTAATTGAATGTGTTtgctttaaaaaaacaaaacaatattgCAGACATGCAGAGGCAGAAAATGTAGTTGGGTTACTTAAGTCATCTCCAACATTGTGAACTTTAATTTTAGCGCTTTGCATTGGTGTGGGTTGTGGCCTATACAATCATATCAATTGTGTTCCTTTGTTTTTTttcacctttcctttccttctACTGTGGATTGTGTTTCTGTATGCCAATGTAAAGTCTCCAAAACTATGAGAAAAAACCCTATATTGATTACATGGATTTGGATTGTGATTATACCAGTGAATGAATATTGCACACAATGTGCTTTTGCCCATAATTCTGAACCTTTGGATAGTTGCACTTTCAATTTTGATCATCATGATTTTGTGACAGCAAAGAATATGCAGTGATCTACTTGGATTTGTTTCTGTTTTGTTTGCTTGGACCCGAGAGATAAGTATGGTTGCATTACTCTTTTTGCAGGCAGTCATGTTCTTTTGATTAATGTATTTGCAATTTTGAGTGTATAATAGTTTTGATTAATGAATTTGTTTGAGAAGGCAActacattaaaaataaaaaaataagcatTTACTGTTTTGCAAAAGGCCACGGAGTTCTGTGGCTTGTGGACTCGGTTCCGAAAAATATTTGTACACGTTTGATTAAAACTGTAAGACACTGCCTCGCTAGGAATAAAATCGACTCGTAAAAGTTTCTCAGCTGGTAATTACGACAGTTTGATATACCGCAAAGGAAATACAGTGATGACGCTTATTGACGTTATTGCAAATTGTGGGGAATAACCAATCACGATGAGGCATCGTCAGCTGTAAACTAATAGCGCGCTTCAAACAACCACAGTGAGTGTGACTGTACATCAAATGTTGCAATGGTAAAGCGTCTGGTATCATTTTCGGCTGACATACTGTATGTTGGCATGCATAACCCCCTTTTTATATACACATTCTGATGTTTTGAATAATGTGATATTGCACTGAATCATACAAAGCTTGTTAAAAGTGGAATTCTGTTAATATTACCGTTATATCAACCAACCCCTTCAGCAACCCCAAATCACTTTTGTCACAGTAGGTATCAAGTCACTTGTGATAATGTTACATAAAACGTTTGAAAACATTAGACACGACCACTTATAAGTATGTtcaatgatttatatatatatatatatatatatatacactagaaTATATATATAGGGCTGTGATTTTGAacgctatagaaatgcatttatcagtggcgtgtattcatggatgccaaggctTCCCCCCAAAATTGACCAAGAAAAAAATGCAATAGTAATACATATTTGtttctgtgtttcataatttccCTTCGTGTCACGAGGCTGAATGcatctcacaggagaaagcactatgacattgttgccgcccatagcattgaaggcaagggaagccagcgagcatctgGCCTCCCTTGACGACAAAAAGTATACAAAATTTGTCAATCAGCGTTGAGCGAAACTgagcgagctcaactgtgaatggtccagGCGCACCAAAGTGAATgtaattgtggaggccatgtcatctgatccatcactctacttcttggtcaaatagcccttacacagcctggtggtgtgttgggtcattgtcctgttgaaaaagaaatgatagtcccaccagatgggatgacgtattgctgcagaatgctgtggtaaccatactggttaagtgtcccttgaattccaaataaatcactaacagtgtcaccagtaaagcaccctcacaccatcacacctccatgcttcacggtgggaaccacacatgcagagatcatccattcacctactctgcgtctcacaaagacacagcagatggatccaaaaatctcaaatttagactcattagaccggtctaatgtccattgctcgtgtttcttggcccaagtaaatctcttcttattggtttccTTTTGCAGTTGTTTTTTTctcagcaattcaaccatgaaggcctgattcagagtctcgtctgaacagttgatgttgagatgtgtctgttacttgaactctgtgaaggatttatttgggctgcaatctgaggtgcagttaactctaacttatcatctgcagcagaggtaactgcgTCTTCCTTTCCTaaggcggtcctcatgagagcctgtttcatcatagagcttgatggtttttgggactgcacttgaagaaactgccAAAGTTATAGAcattttctgaattgactgaccttcatgtgttaaagtaatgatggactgtcgtttctctttgcttatttgagctgttcttgccctaatatggacttggtcttttaccaaatagggctatcttctgtataccaccccttgtcacaacacaactgattagctcaaacacatttagaaggaaagaaattccacaaatgaacttgtaacaaggcacacctgttaattgaaatgcattccaggtgactacctcatgaagctggttgagagaatgctaagagagtgtgcaaagctgtcaaggcaaagggtggctactttgaataatctcaaatatttaacacctttttggttactacatgattccaaatgtgttatttcatatttttaatgccttcaatagtgaaaataaagaaaaacccttgaatgagtaggtgtgtccaaacttcgactggtactgtatatacactgatcaaaaatataaatgttggtcccatgtttcatgagctgaaataaaagatcccaaaaatGTTTAATACGCacaaaaaaaacgtatttctctcaaattgtgcgcaaatttgtttacatccctgttagtgaggatGTTATCCTTTGTcaaggagtatttctgtctaatAAAATAATTTTGTGGGGGGACaaaaattctgattggctgggcctggctctacAGTGGGGGGACCtgactcccaagtgggtgggcccattccctcccagtcccacccatggctgtgcccctacccagttatgtgaaatccctAGATtcgggcctaatttatttatttaaaatgacggatttccttatgaactgtaattcagcaaaatctttgaaattgttgcattttgcatttatatctttgttcagtatatataaaaAACATTTTCCTTGAAGTATAATTTTGATCGATTACTAATGTCACTgaagggttggtcctggtcggttCCTGATTGGGAGACCTGATGCTGGAAATGGTGTtgtagggccagtaggaggcactctttcctctggtccccaaaaaaacatcccaataccccagggcagtgattggggacattgccctgtgcaGGGTGCCGTCTTTTGAATGGGACATTAAATGGTTGTCCTGACACAGAGTTGGGGTGTTAaacccagtgtcctggctaaattcccaatctggccagcTTCCAACTGGATTCCcccggtcagtctgtcatggaaagtgcaggtgttcttaatgttttgtatatgtGACACTCTTTATTCAGGCAGCTTTTTTTATGACTAACTAGGCTAGTACTGATAGAGAGAGAACCAGGTGGGGCCTATACTGTATATAGGTGAGGCAATAGTCGACAACGGGGGTGTATATGGTAGCATGTAGGCCTACAGGACACTGTATGTGTATTACCATGAGGCAGTATGCCCATGGATGATACGGGGGTAAAATATACCATAAGAATATATGTATACCGTGTATAGAACAATGCGGTGCCTCCACCTAATAACCACAAACACTTCATAGGTTATTACTAGCTTATTAAGAACCTATAATACATACTGTAATGACCTCCCAGGGTCATTACAATACTATGATACACCGACACAATGGAATACAATTACCTTTTTCCTCCACGTTTGTGGAATTCATTCAAACAAAAGATAATGGTAAAAAATAGATTAAAATGAAAAGGTACATTTAAGGACATAGCAATTATCACAAAGGACACAAGAGGACAACATAATAATCTTGGACCTAATTAAACCCTGAGATTAATTGTTAACAGGAAAAATATTACAACTTAAAAATGTGCAAATAATTTGCAATACCGTTGATTATTTATTTGTCTTATTCAATTGTACAGTCGTGGCtaaacgttttgagaatgacacattaatttccacaaagtttgctgcttcagtgtctttatatttggtcagatgttactatggaatactgaaataaaattacaagcatttcataagtgtcaaaggcttttattgacaattacataaagttgatgcaaagagtcaatatttgaagtgttgacccttctttttcaagacctctgcaatccgccctggcatgctgtcaattaacttctgggccacatcctgactgatggaagcccattcttgcataatcaatgcttggagtttgtcagaatttgtggggttttgtttgtccacccgcatcttgaggattgaccacaagttctcaatggggttaaggtctggggagtttcctggccatggacccaaaatatcgatgttttttTCCCCGAGCCACTAAggtatcacttttgccttatggcaaggtgctccatcatgcaggaaaaggcattgttcgtcaccaaactgttcctggatggttgggagaagttgctctcggaggatgtgttgggaccattctttattcatggctgtgttttcaggcaaaattgtgagtgagcccactcccttggctgagaagcaaccccacatatGAATGgtttcaggatgctttactgttggcaagacacaggactgatggtagcgctcaccttgtcttctccggacaagcttttttccggatgccccaaacaattggaaaggggattcatcagagaaaatgacttgaccccagtcctcagcagtccaatctctgtaccttttgcagaatatcagtctgtccctgatgtttttcctggagagaagtggtttctttgctgcccttcttgacaccaggccatcctccaaaagtcttcgcctcactgtgcgtgcagatgcactcacacctgcctgctgccattcctgagcaagctctgtaatggtggtgccccgatcccgcagttgaatcaactttaggagacggtcctggcgcttgctggactttcttgggcgccctgaagccttcttcacaataaTTGatctgctctccttgaagttcttgatgatccgataaatggttgatttaggtgcaatcttactggcagcaatatccttgcctgtgaagccctttttgtgcaaagcaatgatgacggcacgtgtttccttgcaggtaaccatggttgacagaggaagaataatgattccaagcaccaccctccttttgaaggttccagtctgttattcaaactcaatcagcatgacagagtgatctccagccttgtcctcgtcaacactcacagctGTGTTAACGAGAGATTCACTGACACAatgtccttttgtggcagggctgaaatgcagtggaaatgtttttgggggattcagttcatttgcatggcaaagagggacattgcaattcatctgatcactcttcatatcATTCTGGAGTAggtgcaaattgccatcatacaaactgaggcagcagactttgtgaacatttatatttgtgtcattctcaacttttggccacgactgtacaaccGTATATAAAATATGGATCAAACCTTGTAGACAGGTGCATAACTGCGGGAAGTAGTTTGGGGGTTGGTGTGCTGCAACTTTCTTTGTTGCCGGGGCGAGGGGGGGTAATGTTTTGTCCACAGGAATTTTGTTTTGCCAGTGCTGCAGtctgtccactaatacagtactaTTAAAAACTCCCAGTgaacatttaaaataaaaaattgttaTTCATTTTCTTAATATTGTGATCTTTCAGGGGGTGCTTTCCCAACCTAGAACCCTGGAAAGCTGAAGCTAGTTTGAAACTGGTACAATAACGTTATACACTACAAGACCAAAATGATGTgggcacctgctcgtcgaacatctcattccaaaatcaggggcaataatatggagttggttccccctttgctgccaaaacagccttcactcttctgggaaggctttccactagatgatggaacattgctccGGGGACTTGTGTCCATTCAGCcagaagagcattagtgagatcgggcactaatattgggcgattaggccttgcTTGCAGTCTGCGTTCCATATAAtctcaaaggtgtttgatggggttgaggtcagggctctgtgcaggctagtcaagttctaccataccgatctcgacaaaccattgcTGTATAGACTTGCTTTGTGCCCGGAAAGGgcagttgccacaaagttggaagaacagaatcatctagaatgtcattgtatgcagtagcattatgatttcccttcacttgaaGTAAGAGGCCTATcccgaactatgaaaaacagccccagaccattattcctcctccaccaaaccttacagttggcactatgcattgtggcacgtagcattctcctggtatccgccaaacccagattcttccgtcagactgccagatggtgaagcgtgattaatcactccagagaatgcgtttccactgctcctgaGTCCAATGGTAGagagctttacactactccagccaacgcttggcattgcttatggtgatcttaggcttatgtGCGGCTTCTTGGACTTTGAAACccctttcatgaagctccagacgaacagttagtgtgctaacgttgcttccagaggcagttgggaactcagtagtgagtgttgcaaccgagaacagaTGATTGttacacacttcagcactcggcgttcctgttctgtgaacttgtgtggcctaccactttgccgCTGAGTTATTGTTGCTCCTacatgtttccacttcacaataacaacacttacaattgaccggggcagctctagcagggcagaacattgacgaactgacttgttgggaaggtggtatcctatgacgaTACCACtttgaaagttactgagctcttcagtatgggccattctactgccaatgttgatagcatggctgtgtgctcaattttatacacctgtcagcaacgggtgtggctgaaatagcttaagccattcatttgaaggggtgCCAACATACATTTGTATAGAAAGTGTTTATACCTAAGAGCCAGCCGATACTAAAGTTTTACAAACAATAAAAACCTTAGGGCTCTCCCAAAAATAATATTAAAAAAGTTTGGTACTTGTCCTTGGACACGGCGGGGTTAAACACTAACATTGCCGTCTATccagtgaagagaggagaaccGGACAGAGGGAGCGTAGTGGAAGAAACAACTGGAGAACTCCATCGGTGCCAAGAGGTAACTTGAAGAAGAACTGTAGGCAGCAGGTGATGATGTAGTGGTAGGATGCTCCTGGTAGGCTAGGTAGCTTATCTAGCTGTACCGACGAGCTTGGCTAGCCAGCAGTTTGTTTGTCTGTCCCTCGAGGATGATGACGACTCGGTGAACCACAAAATGAAAAGAGAATAGCGAGTGAAAAGGACCTGGCTaaactcatactgtccctgactaTTCAACGAAAAGCTAATCGAACAATACACTTTGGTGTCTCACTCTCAATAGCGAACGCTGTCATTGTTCCTCAAGATCACGCAGTCCAATCTGCGCGTACCCGgccaatatacactgctcaaaaaaattaagggaacactaaaataacacattctagatctgaatgaatgaaatattcttattaatgacttttttctttacatagttgaatgtgctgacaacaaaatcacacaaaaattatcaatggaaatcaaatttatcaacccatggaggtctggatttggagtcacgcattaaagtggaaaaccacactacaggccgatccaactttgatgtaatgtccttaaaacaagtcaaaatgaggctcagtcgtgtgtgtggcctccacgtgcctgtattttatttatatatttttttacctttatttaactaggcaagtcagttaagaacaaattcttattttcaatgattgcctaggaacagtggttcagaatgacagatttgtaccttgtcagctcaggggtttgaacttgcaaccttccggttactagtccaacgctctaaccgctaggctaccctaccgcccctacaacagcagagtagcctagtatatgacctccctacaacgcctgggcatgctcctgatgaggtggcggatggtctcctgagggatctcctcccagacctggactaaagcatccgccaactcctggacagtctgttggtggatggagcgagacatgatgtcccagatgtgctcaattggattcaggtctggggaacgggcgggccagtccatagcatcaatgccttcctcttgcaggaactgctgacacactccagccacatgaggtctagcattgtcttgcattaggacgAACCCAGGGCCATCCGCACCAggatatggtctcacaaggggtctgaggatctcatctcggtacctaatggcagtcaggctacctctggcgagcacatggagggctgtgtggccccccaaagaaatgcaaccccacaccatgactgaaccaccgccaaaccggtcatgctggaggatgttgcaggcagcagaacgttctccacggcgtctccagactctgtcatgtctgtcacatgtgctcagtgtgaacctgctttcatctgtgaagagcatagggcgccagtggcgaatttgccaatcttggtgttctctggcaaatgccaaacgtcctgcacggtgttgggctgtaagcacaacccccacctatggacgttgggccctc
The Oncorhynchus keta strain PuntledgeMale-10-30-2019 chromosome 11, Oket_V2, whole genome shotgun sequence genome window above contains:
- the nccrp1 gene encoding F-box only protein 50, with translation MATNEWKKRCETEWNIKGISMPDGVDWKFVYEAKPFGRNLLRNPAPHGVSQDSPPPERELTEFPPEGPPRSEPEGDYTGWTTSREDLGYDASGIPPGVTICYLPNYSWFTLEQRVDLKAEGVWDELLDGFQPDIVIKDWYEESQLHESIYQLRVRLLGTDGQTVISEYIMSPTEELSEYSHNWKEVSHVFSDYGPGVRYVHFLHRLKNKFMVEFFPTLVTGSTVLVKPSKSSQ